The DNA window CCAGTTAAATAAAGTACACTCACAGGCTTATTCATGATACTCGTCTCCAATTGGATAATTTAGTTGCGTTCCAGGCTGACTACATTGCAGGCATTGCATTGCATTAAGCAATGTTATGTGCCACTTCATTGACTGCACTGTAAGACATCAGATTACTATATCATATGATGTGGTAggctgatatgttaaacacctatcCACACATTGAGATCTGGCAGGAGTCTGCAAAGTAGTCAACCAGGAAAGCAGCCATTCTCTTAGTGTTATAGCCTGGCTTTCTGGACAGTGTTGCTGTTGTGCTTAAGGTGTGTCCTGAAGAACTCTGGGACCCTCCTCCACAGGTCCAGCTGAGCCTCATGGTGGGCTTTAGCTTCCCCCCCAAACACCACCACTTTACCCACCGCAGAGTGGAAGCCAGACAGGCAGTGGGGCATGTAGGGCACCTCCAGGAAATGACCCGCCCTGGGGTAAGTCACCACCTCAAAGTTATCTTTCCCATGATGCCTCAGCTGGGCGGCGGCCTGCTGGGCAAAGAGATAGCTGTTCCAGTTCCTGTCGTCCTCGGAGACAACAAAAAGAAACCTAGAACCGGATCGTTCTATCGGGATCACGGAACCGCGGGTCCTTTCTGTTATCTGATCTGGTACGGTGTCTCGGACATCGAGAAGGCCGGACGGTGTGAGGGTGATGTTCTCTAGGATAGGCACGAGGGGAGGGATGACGAGGTCTTTGTAGTGCAGTGGCGTCATGACATTAGCGTTGCATCCGTTGATCCAGACTGTGGCTGAGATGCCAGAGAGAAAAGAGGCCATGGATAGAGCCAGGTCGCCACTCTTAGAGATGGACAGGATTCCTATCCCTGGACCCTGGACCTAGAGAAAAAGACAATGGTTTGCCAAGAGACTAAAAAATCATTTCAGACAATCAAAGTAACCTGGTTTTGACAAACCAATAAATAGGATGGTTAAACTGAACACATAAAAAGCATTGTTGTTATGTTGTCATTGTTATGAGTGTGACTGTTTAGTTGATATGATGTGTAGAGAAACAGCCACTAGGTGGCAGCAGTTACACAGTTAACAAAATATTGAAGTCCAGTGAAAGGAACCTCAAGGTGGCATTTACCTCTCATGGATGGAAGAAATGGCCCATATTCACGATGCATCTCATAGTAAGAGTGCTCGACATTCTATAGACACGAGGAGCGtaaatcctagatcagcactcttactatGAGATGTTTCATGAATACAGGGCCTTGCTCTTCTTCCGCAACTAACCTGTGGCTGTCTCCTCAGGAATGTGATGGCCTCTTCAAAGTACTCCAGGTCAAAGTATTTGGGTAAGGTTTTGGGCAGGTCCTGGAAGCCAGAGTAGCCCAGCGCCAGAACCACAAAGCCTTTGTTAGCCAGCAGACTGGCCCGGACCTCAGATACACCTCCACCCAGAATATACATATCCAGGACACCAGGAAATGGACCTGGCCCTGAGGATGGGGCAAAAGGAAAAAGTTGTTGGGCAACCGTTGttgtcagttgcacaactgaaacGCATTTAGCCCAGCCCCTTTGAATCAGAGGTCCAGGGGATATTTTTAATGGACATGAACGTCATGGGGAGAAGTTGTTGGGgggtttactgccttgttcaagggcaaccagtgacctttcggttactggccaagatctcacgacgCGTTGTTAAGAACACTTTCAAGCATATGTGCAAGATAAACGATAGATGACAGACAAGACAACGATGTGATAGGAGAGACATGTGAAACTACATACACTTCAGAAAGGCATGACGAAACAGGGGACaacgaatatatatatatatatatattttactattAATCAAATTAACGGATAAGCCAAGCCTACACAACTAACCTGGTGGTAGAAAGAGGGTCCCCCGAATTCTCCCATTGTTCATGCCCAACGGTATCCTCCTCAGCCCTTCCGTCATGAACCGCCTCTCGATAGTCTCTGTTGCCAAGATCTCACCTGTGTCCTCCTGCAGCGCGTCTATATCAACCATCATTGAACTCAACACATTATTTTTCAATAGTTTGCGGTGTAGAGTCTCGGGCGTCATTGCCCAAAACAAGCCCATGGGTTCAACTCCTGTATAACTTCCacccagagagggggagacacacaGGTCTACCTGTCCTGTAGAATCTGCGGAGTACAAAGCGGAAGCTTTGAAGATGATCCCTTTATCGTCCCTGAGTTTGGACCTCAATTCCACTTTCTGGTGCGGAGAAAGTCCATCTACCTTGACGTGCACCGGTTCGTCGAAGAAACAGCGAGGATTGGGGAGAAGACGGACGCGAACCTGTTGCGAATTCGACCGCAATGATGTGTATAACCATAGAAACCATGGTTTTGTTTTTGAGAGAAATTCCTGGTACACCAATTGGGCCAACATGACTCCCAACTATTTTAATCTTATTTCCAAAAGAATAACAGCAACTACTACTGCCGCTGCACGTTTGTAGGTCTTTTTACGAGACGGACGCCTCTTACTTTGAGCTATAATATTTACTTTGAGCTATAATATGACCCAGAAACAGCCTCCAATATGGCCAGCCGTTGTTTCCAACATAATAAATGGTCGCACATGACGATGACGTCATGAGTCTACTTTGCGCCCGAGCCGACAGAAAATCTCCCTTCCCCTTCTCGTGAACGTGCACACACTCAACCTTCACTTTTGCAACTGCTAGTTAAAGATTTCTGCTCTGTGTTCCTTCAAGGCAGCTGTCAATGATCACGTTCCGCTtcgtttcattttttttttatggcggtttgatCGCAGGGTAGGCACTAGTAAGGTCTGCAGTTTTTGGTTTAGCTATTTGTTTTAAGGTGTATTTGTCTATAAAAAATCATCTCGGCATCTCTCCCATGTCGTATTCGactagtagttgttctgaaatgtttattgcttgcctacatttTACTCCTTCCTCTGTGTTTAATATAACCAGGGGTGGAAGTAACGAATTACAACTACTCATGTTCCTGTAATTGAGTAGCTTTTCTGTGTACTTGTACTTTG is part of the Oncorhynchus tshawytscha isolate Ot180627B linkage group LG18, Otsh_v2.0, whole genome shotgun sequence genome and encodes:
- the LOC112236707 gene encoding acyl-coenzyme A thioesterase 1, whose protein sequence is MLAQLVYQEFLSKTKPWFLWLYTSLRSNSQQVRVRLLPNPRCFFDEPVHVKVDGLSPHQKVELRSKLRDDKGIIFKASALYSADSTGQVDLCVSPSLGGSYTGVEPMGLFWAMTPETLHRKLLKNNVLSSMMVDIDALQEDTGEILATETIERRFMTEGLRRIPLGMNNGRIRGTLFLPPGPGPFPGVLDMYILGGGVSEVRASLLANKGFVVLALGYSGFQDLPKTLPKYFDLEYFEEAITFLRRQPQVQGPGIGILSISKSGDLALSMASFLSGISATVWINGCNANVMTPLHYKDLVIPPLVPILENITLTPSGLLDVRDTVPDQITERTRGSVIPIERSGSRFLFVVSEDDRNWNSYLFAQQAAAQLRHHGKDNFEVVTYPRAGHFLEVPYMPHCLSGFHSAVGKVVVFGGEAKAHHEAQLDLWRRVPEFFRTHLKHNSNTVQKARL